AATGCAGTTGAGTTAAGAAAGACGCTATCTAAGGATATATACGAGTTGGACTACTATTATGAATATCTTGCTATAGCGTATTCCAAAGCAGGCAGGCTGAAGGAATTCATAGATATTTTCGAAAAGTCAGGTGACTTAAATGATAAACCAGATAAGAAGGCAATCATATACAACCGAATTGGCAATCTATTTGCTGATTCTAAAAAAGAACAGGAAGCGATTCCATATTATGAGAAAGCGATAGAACTTGATCCGAACAGGTCAATATATCTGGGTAACATGGGATTAACTTATACAAAACTTGAACAATGGCAAGAAGCCATAAAATATTACCAACAGGCAGTTGAACTGAGAAAGCAGTCACCTGACGATCCTTACGGTTTGGATTACTACTATGAATTTCTTTCAGAAGCATATTTCAAAGCAGGCAGACTGAATGAATTCATAGAAATTTTCGAAAAGTCAGGTGACTTAAATGATAACCCTGATAAGAAGGCAATCGTTTACAACCGTATTGGTAATCTACTTGCCAATTCTTATAAAGAACAAGAGGCGATTCCATATTATGAGAAAGCGATAGAACTTGATCCAACCAGGCCAATCTATTTATGTAATATGGGATTAACTTATACGAATCTCGGACAATGGCAAGAAGCCATAGAAAATCACAAAAATGCAGTTGAGTTAAGAAAGACGCTATCTAAGGATATATACGAGTTGGACTACTATTATGAATATCTTGCTATAGCGTATTCCAAAGCAGGCAGGCTGAAGGAATTCATAGATATTTTCGAAAAGTTAGGTGACTTAAATGATAACCCTGATAAGAAGGCAATCGTTTACAACCGTATTGGTA
This window of the Bacteroidales bacterium genome carries:
- a CDS encoding tetratricopeptide repeat protein, with protein sequence NAVELRKTLSKDIYELDYYYEYLAIAYSKAGRLKEFIDIFEKSGDLNDKPDKKAIIYNRIGNLFADSKKEQEAIPYYEKAIELDPNRSIYLGNMGLTYTKLEQWQEAIKYYQQAVELRKQSPDDPYGLDYYYEFLSEAYFKAGRLNEFIEIFEKSGDLNDNPDKKAIVYNRIGNLLANSYKEQEAIPYYEKAIELDPTRPIYLCNMGLTYTNLGQWQEAIENHKNAVELRKTLSKDIYELDYYYEYLAIAYSKAGRLKEFIDIFEKLGDLNDNPDKKAIVYNRIGNLLANSYKEQEAIPYYEKAIELDPTRPIYLCNMGLTYTNLGQWQEAIENHKNAVELRKTLSKDIYELDYYYEYLAIAYSKAGRLKEFIDIFEKSGDLNDKPDKKAIIYNRIGNLFADSKKEQEAIPYYEKAIELDPTRPIYLCNMGLTYAKIEQWNEAIECHKQAIELRKKSLDDPYGLDYYNSFLIEVYDKIGKKDP